The following are from one region of the Isoalcanivorax indicus genome:
- a CDS encoding circularly permuted type 2 ATP-grasp protein, producing MIKAGSPPPGGYDEMFSAPGAAQPHYAAYWRWLEGVSMDTIERKRKEADLLFHRVGITFNVYGAEEGTERLIPFDSVPRIIPASEWGMLERGLLQRVQALNLFLRDIYHEQAIVRAGRIPARQVFANAHYQPCMQGIDLPNDVYAHIAGVDLIRNNDGDYYVLEDNLRTPSGVSYMIENRRMMMRLYPELFARHRVAPVDHYPALLHEMLEQSCHVTNPCVVLLTPGRYNSAYFEHAFLARQMGIELVEGADLFTRDGVVYMRTTAGPQRVDVIYRRIDDDFLDPLAFNPDSMLGVPGLLSAYREGNVVLANAIGTGVADDKSIYPYVPDMIRFYLDEEPILKNVPTWLCREPQDLSHVLAHLDELVVKEVHGAGGYGMLIGPASTREQIARFREQLLAAPENYIAQPTLSLSTCPVFVEEGIAPRHIDLRPFVLSGREVRLVPGGLTRVAMKEGSLVVNSSQGGGTKDTWVLEDAPC from the coding sequence ATGATCAAGGCTGGTAGCCCGCCGCCCGGGGGGTACGACGAGATGTTTTCCGCGCCTGGCGCGGCACAACCCCACTACGCCGCTTACTGGCGCTGGCTTGAGGGCGTGTCCATGGACACGATCGAGCGCAAGCGCAAGGAAGCGGACCTGCTGTTCCACCGTGTGGGGATTACCTTCAATGTCTACGGTGCAGAGGAGGGTACCGAACGGCTGATTCCCTTCGACAGTGTGCCACGCATCATTCCAGCGTCCGAATGGGGGATGCTGGAGCGGGGTCTGTTGCAACGGGTGCAGGCGCTGAACCTGTTCCTGCGTGATATCTATCATGAGCAGGCCATTGTGCGTGCCGGCCGCATTCCTGCCAGGCAGGTGTTTGCCAACGCCCACTATCAGCCCTGCATGCAGGGTATCGACCTGCCCAATGACGTCTACGCGCACATCGCCGGTGTCGACCTGATCCGTAACAATGACGGCGATTATTATGTGCTGGAGGACAATCTGCGCACGCCCTCTGGCGTCTCCTACATGATCGAGAACCGGCGCATGATGATGCGTCTGTATCCGGAACTGTTTGCCCGGCATCGGGTGGCGCCGGTGGATCACTACCCCGCACTCCTGCACGAGATGCTGGAGCAGAGCTGCCACGTCACCAACCCCTGTGTGGTGCTGCTGACACCGGGGCGTTACAACAGCGCTTACTTCGAACATGCCTTTCTGGCCCGGCAGATGGGCATTGAACTGGTGGAAGGCGCAGACCTGTTTACCCGCGATGGCGTGGTCTACATGCGCACCACGGCGGGCCCGCAGCGGGTGGACGTGATCTACCGGCGCATCGATGATGATTTTCTCGATCCGCTGGCGTTCAATCCGGATTCCATGCTCGGCGTGCCCGGCCTGTTGTCGGCCTACCGCGAAGGCAATGTGGTGCTGGCCAATGCCATCGGCACCGGGGTGGCTGATGACAAGTCGATCTATCCCTATGTGCCGGACATGATCCGCTTCTATCTGGATGAAGAACCGATCCTGAAGAATGTGCCCACCTGGTTGTGTCGTGAGCCGCAGGACCTGTCCCATGTGCTGGCGCACCTGGATGAACTGGTGGTCAAGGAAGTCCACGGTGCAGGCGGTTACGGCATGCTGATCGGGCCAGCCAGTACCCGCGAACAGATTGCCCGCTTCCGCGAGCAGCTGCTGGCGGCGCCGGAGAACTATATCGCGCAACCGACACTGTCCTTGTCCACCTGCCCGGTGTTTGTCGAAGAGGGCATCGCGCCCCGGCATATCGACCTGCGGCCTTTTGTGCTCAGTGGCCGTGAGGTGCGTCTGGTGCCCGGCGGGCTGACGCGGGTGGCGATGAAGG
- a CDS encoding YiiD C-terminal domain-containing protein — translation MSDLTALAERVRGAIPLTRHLDFSFTRWHPGDLLLAAPLAPNVNDKGTFFAGSQAALLTLGGWALTTLEGEARVPQVDVVAAESSLQYVAPLASDATLHIQASEDDLSRFARRLVRRGRARLAISATLSSPSGEIAARFTAHYLARDLSRPDGRVD, via the coding sequence ATGAGTGATCTGACGGCTCTGGCCGAGCGCGTGCGCGGCGCCATTCCGCTGACCCGGCATCTGGACTTCAGCTTCACCCGCTGGCACCCCGGCGACCTGTTGCTGGCCGCGCCCCTGGCGCCCAACGTGAACGACAAGGGCACCTTCTTCGCAGGCAGTCAGGCGGCGCTGCTGACGCTGGGTGGTTGGGCCCTGACGACGCTGGAAGGCGAAGCACGGGTGCCGCAGGTGGATGTGGTCGCGGCCGAATCCTCATTGCAGTACGTGGCGCCGCTGGCCAGTGATGCCACCCTGCATATTCAGGCCAGCGAGGACGACCTGTCCCGCTTTGCCCGCCGCCTGGTCCGCCGCGGGCGCGCCCGCCTGGCCATCAGCGCCACCCTGTCGTCCCCCAGCGGCGAGATCGCGGCACGTTTCACCGCCCATTATCTGGCCCGTGACCTGTCCCGCCCCGATGGCCGCGTGGATTGA
- a CDS encoding nitroreductase family protein: MDAISALHNRVSIAVLGGPAPDAAQRDVMLRAAMRAPDHGVLRPWRFLFLEGEQRQRLGQIFVEARLQDEPDADAEALDKLRMKPFRAPLILVAVAETDEHNRVPVLEQIVATGAAVQNIMLAAHALGVGAMWRTGSMARHRHVKASLGFADKDEIVGFIYLGTPAGAIKRVPEDDPRRYTRTLPA; encoded by the coding sequence ATGGATGCAATCAGCGCACTGCACAACCGGGTTTCCATTGCCGTACTCGGCGGCCCGGCTCCGGATGCAGCGCAACGGGATGTCATGCTGCGGGCGGCCATGCGCGCCCCGGATCATGGTGTGTTGCGCCCCTGGCGCTTTCTGTTTCTGGAGGGGGAACAGCGCCAGCGGCTGGGGCAGATCTTCGTCGAGGCGCGCCTTCAGGACGAGCCTGACGCCGACGCCGAGGCCCTGGACAAGCTGCGCATGAAGCCGTTCCGGGCGCCCCTGATCCTGGTGGCCGTGGCCGAGACGGATGAACACAACCGGGTGCCGGTGCTCGAGCAGATCGTGGCCACCGGCGCGGCGGTGCAGAACATCATGCTGGCCGCCCATGCCCTGGGGGTAGGGGCCATGTGGCGTACCGGCAGCATGGCCCGCCATCGCCACGTCAAGGCCTCGCTGGGCTTTGCCGACAAGGACGAGATTGTCGGTTTCATCTATCTGGGCACCCCGGCAGGCGCCATCAAACGGGTGCCGGAGGACGATCCGCGCCGCTATACCAGGACGCTGCCTGCATGA
- a CDS encoding adenylate/guanylate cyclase domain-containing protein has protein sequence MRPAKDNKKRRARQEDPHARSRRQANYIRLLEFVVAAIILTAGIYWQLYPELYMLMVALLLGYPLVAQSIAYTLERKGRRQQEAHRILVQVDAVLIGLTIAALHFSLIPSLALLIIVHANAVSSGGIRPWLLNILLTGTGCLAGWFIFDGQVLAPEATPVLLNLLSMVGLGIYVGGSSLYVLNQTRNVRLAQAYLARQQKQAMDLSRKLAKYLPPQIWGQLFSGKRDAKLETRRKRLTVFFSDIKGFSNISEDLPLDQLTRLLNSYLNEMTRIALRYGGTIDKFIGDAVMVFFGDPVSKGSKEDAFNCVAMAVDMQRQMKLLRQRWEREGITQKLEIRIGINSGYVTVGNFGADSRMDYTILGTDVNLASRLESQARPGRILISEATWELVKDRVICRNMGEVEVKGFNRPIPVYEVQELKEDAAGRDKFVSVRTEGFALHLDVRRIRNFDRDRILRALAATARDLRRDATLVRDTEAEGFALHVDRARLRDKDLGKVIEIMGKAAQRIRKEVVI, from the coding sequence ATGAGACCGGCAAAAGATAACAAGAAGCGGCGCGCGCGGCAGGAAGATCCGCACGCCAGATCACGCCGCCAGGCCAACTACATCCGTTTGCTGGAATTTGTGGTCGCCGCCATCATTCTGACGGCGGGCATCTACTGGCAGCTCTACCCCGAGCTCTACATGCTGATGGTCGCCCTGCTGCTGGGCTACCCGCTGGTGGCGCAGAGCATCGCCTATACGCTGGAACGCAAGGGCCGGCGCCAGCAGGAAGCCCATCGTATTCTGGTGCAGGTCGATGCCGTGCTGATCGGCCTGACCATCGCCGCCCTGCACTTCTCGCTGATTCCATCACTGGCGCTGCTGATCATTGTGCACGCCAATGCCGTCTCCAGCGGCGGTATCCGCCCCTGGCTGCTGAATATCCTGCTCACGGGCACCGGCTGCCTGGCCGGCTGGTTCATCTTTGACGGTCAGGTGCTGGCCCCGGAGGCCACGCCGGTGCTGCTCAACCTGCTGTCCATGGTCGGCCTGGGCATCTACGTGGGAGGCTCGTCGCTGTATGTGCTGAACCAGACACGCAACGTACGGCTGGCACAGGCCTATCTGGCCCGGCAGCAGAAACAGGCCATGGACCTGTCGCGCAAGCTGGCCAAGTACCTGCCGCCGCAGATCTGGGGGCAACTGTTCTCCGGCAAACGTGATGCCAAGCTGGAAACACGACGCAAGCGGCTGACCGTGTTCTTCTCCGACATCAAGGGGTTCAGCAATATTTCCGAAGACTTGCCGCTGGATCAGCTCACCCGATTGCTGAACAGCTACCTGAATGAAATGACCCGCATCGCCCTGCGCTACGGCGGCACCATCGACAAGTTCATCGGTGATGCCGTGATGGTGTTTTTCGGTGATCCGGTCAGCAAGGGCTCGAAGGAAGACGCCTTCAACTGCGTGGCCATGGCGGTGGACATGCAGCGGCAGATGAAACTGCTGCGCCAGCGCTGGGAGCGCGAGGGCATCACGCAGAAACTGGAAATCCGCATTGGCATCAACAGTGGCTATGTGACCGTCGGCAACTTCGGCGCCGACTCGCGCATGGACTACACCATTCTGGGCACCGACGTGAATCTGGCCAGTCGGCTGGAATCCCAGGCACGCCCGGGACGCATCCTGATTTCCGAAGCCACCTGGGAGCTGGTCAAGGACCGGGTGATTTGCCGCAATATGGGCGAGGTCGAGGTCAAGGGCTTCAACCGGCCGATCCCGGTTTATGAAGTGCAGGAGCTGAAAGAAGACGCCGCAGGCCGTGACAAGTTCGTCTCCGTACGCACTGAAGGCTTCGCCCTGCACCTGGATGTGCGGCGGATACGCAACTTCGATCGTGACCGGATTCTGCGCGCACTGGCCGCCACGGCACGCGACCTGCGCCGCGATGCTACACTGGTGCGCGACACAGAAGCCGAAGGCTTCGCCCTGCATGTTGATCGCGCCCGCCTGCGCGACAAGGATCTGGGCAAGGTCATCGAGATCATGGGCAAGGCCGCTCAGCGTATTCGCAAGGAGGTCGTGATTTAA
- a CDS encoding AbgT family transporter, whose translation MTSPRRHGWLDRLERLGNHIPHPTLLFLWLCLLLLPLSALLSWLDAVALHPTSGEFVVVNSLLSVEGIRQMFTGAASNFTGFAPVGPVIVALLGVGIAERSGLLGAALGALVRRAPGMLLVPVIALAGVLSSVAVDAGYVVLIPLAGLMFQLAGRHPLAGIAAGFAAVAGGFSANLLIGPVDVILAGVTTEAARMVNPTALITPSANYWFLLASSLLVVSVVTGVTVRWVEPWLNRRNDVIETLPGDGDQGDRRALQHAGLALLAVVLVLTCLAWPEGGPLRSADGALLTGPLVSQSAVVIAVIAAACGITYGRSSGSLPHARAVIESMEETLRTLASYLVLMFFAAQFVAWFAWSGMGLVLAIRGADLLASMALPGPILLVLVVLLMASLNLVIGSAGAKWTLVAPVLVPMLMVLGISPEMTQAAYRVGDSGTNIITPLMPYFVLVLAFARRHVAATGVGTLITLMLPYSLALLGGWLVLLGLWVAFDWPLGF comes from the coding sequence ATGACTTCACCCCGCCGACATGGCTGGCTCGACCGGCTGGAGCGGCTCGGCAACCATATCCCCCATCCTACGCTGCTGTTTCTCTGGCTGTGTCTGCTGCTGCTACCGCTGTCGGCACTGCTGTCCTGGCTTGACGCCGTTGCCCTGCATCCGACGTCCGGCGAATTCGTGGTGGTCAACAGCCTGCTCTCGGTCGAGGGCATCCGGCAGATGTTCACCGGCGCGGCCAGCAACTTCACCGGCTTTGCCCCGGTGGGCCCGGTGATCGTCGCGTTGCTCGGTGTCGGCATCGCCGAGCGTAGCGGCCTGCTCGGTGCGGCACTGGGGGCACTGGTACGTCGGGCTCCGGGCATGCTGCTGGTGCCCGTCATCGCGCTGGCCGGGGTGCTGTCCAGTGTGGCGGTGGACGCCGGTTATGTGGTGCTGATTCCCCTGGCAGGGTTGATGTTCCAGCTTGCCGGGCGTCACCCGCTGGCCGGCATTGCGGCCGGTTTCGCCGCCGTCGCCGGCGGCTTCAGTGCCAACCTCCTGATCGGCCCGGTGGATGTGATACTGGCTGGCGTCACCACGGAAGCGGCGCGCATGGTCAACCCCACGGCGCTGATCACGCCCAGCGCCAACTACTGGTTCCTGCTTGCGTCGTCCCTGCTGGTGGTGAGCGTGGTGACCGGGGTGACGGTGCGCTGGGTCGAGCCCTGGCTGAACCGGCGCAACGATGTGATCGAGACATTGCCCGGCGACGGCGACCAGGGAGACCGGCGCGCATTGCAACATGCCGGTCTGGCCTTGCTCGCTGTCGTTCTGGTCCTGACGTGTCTTGCCTGGCCCGAAGGCGGTCCGCTGCGCAGTGCCGATGGCGCCCTGCTCACAGGCCCACTGGTCAGCCAGAGCGCCGTGGTGATCGCGGTGATCGCCGCCGCCTGCGGCATTACCTACGGCCGCAGCAGTGGCAGCCTGCCCCACGCGCGGGCGGTCATCGAAAGCATGGAAGAGACGCTGCGCACCCTCGCCAGCTATCTGGTGCTGATGTTTTTTGCGGCGCAGTTCGTGGCCTGGTTTGCCTGGTCGGGCATGGGCCTGGTGCTGGCGATTCGCGGCGCCGACCTGCTTGCCAGCATGGCCCTGCCGGGACCGATACTGCTGGTGCTGGTGGTGCTGCTGATGGCGAGCCTGAATCTGGTGATCGGCAGTGCTGGCGCCAAATGGACACTGGTGGCGCCGGTGCTGGTGCCGATGCTGATGGTGTTGGGCATCAGCCCGGAGATGACCCAGGCGGCCTACCGCGTGGGGGATTCAGGCACCAACATCATTACGCCGCTGATGCCCTACTTTGTGCTGGTGCTGGCGTTTGCCCGGCGGCATGTTGCCGCCACCGGGGTCGGTACGCTGATTACCCTGATGCTGCCCTACAGTCTGGCGCTACTGGGCGGCTGGCTGGTGCTGCTGGGTCTGTGGGTGGCGTTTGACTGGCCACTGGGATTCTGA
- a CDS encoding DUF6694 family lipoprotein: MKKLFACLLCIALLAGCSDPRLDASSEEAFEQSLEQVVENMSEQEREAFAEALLIVMLHNITRDDMMAAQMDTPPDEMPSPFAGLDGMTVDDVLAEARQIRDSARSER, from the coding sequence ATGAAAAAGCTGTTCGCCTGTCTGCTGTGTATTGCATTGCTTGCCGGTTGCAGTGACCCACGTCTTGATGCCAGCAGCGAAGAGGCGTTCGAGCAGTCGCTGGAACAGGTGGTGGAAAACATGAGCGAGCAGGAGCGCGAGGCGTTTGCCGAGGCCTTGCTGATTGTGATGCTGCACAATATCACCCGTGACGACATGATGGCTGCACAGATGGATACACCGCCGGATGAGATGCCGTCACCCTTCGCCGGTCTGGATGGCATGACCGTGGACGACGTGCTTGCCGAGGCGCGCCAGATTCGCGACAGCGCGCGTAGCGAGCGCTGA
- the queF gene encoding NADPH-dependent 7-cyano-7-deazaguanine reductase QueF (Catalyzes the NADPH-dependent reduction of 7-cyano-7-deazaguanine (preQ0) to 7-aminomethyl-7-deazaguanine (preQ1) in queuosine biosynthesis) yields MADWGDIPLGRQTDYVHEYDASLLAPIPRQLARDILGPDRSPFFGEDLWNAYELSWLDDQGKPVMAMAQFSVPCGSPCIIESKSLKLYLNSFAGSRFADAAQVQATLVTDLSAAAGQAVGVTLVTLDQVDALLGQMAAKPAGQCLDALPVSCEGIDGHGDSDLKTGPDEVDAHQVYTHGLRSLCPVTGQPDWATVIIRYSGAEIEPAGLFRYLVSYRHHSGFHEQVVEKIFCDLMRRCQPRALSVQALFTRRGGLDINPWRSTTPGPAPRLRMVRQ; encoded by the coding sequence ATGGCAGACTGGGGTGACATTCCGTTGGGTCGGCAGACCGACTATGTGCACGAGTACGACGCTTCCCTGCTGGCGCCGATTCCGCGCCAGCTGGCGCGGGACATTCTGGGCCCGGACCGGTCTCCGTTTTTCGGGGAAGACCTGTGGAACGCCTATGAGCTGTCATGGCTGGATGACCAGGGCAAGCCGGTGATGGCCATGGCGCAGTTCAGTGTGCCCTGCGGCAGCCCCTGCATCATCGAATCGAAATCCCTGAAGCTGTATCTGAACAGCTTTGCCGGCTCACGCTTTGCCGATGCGGCGCAGGTGCAGGCGACGCTGGTGACGGATCTGTCCGCTGCCGCTGGGCAGGCGGTGGGCGTGACGCTGGTGACGCTGGATCAGGTGGACGCCTTGCTCGGCCAGATGGCGGCGAAACCTGCGGGGCAGTGCCTGGATGCGTTGCCAGTGTCCTGTGAGGGTATCGATGGGCATGGCGACAGTGACCTGAAAACGGGCCCTGACGAGGTGGACGCCCATCAGGTCTATACGCATGGCCTGCGCAGCCTGTGCCCGGTGACGGGCCAGCCGGACTGGGCCACGGTGATCATTCGATACAGTGGTGCCGAGATCGAGCCGGCCGGGCTGTTTCGTTACCTGGTGTCCTACCGCCACCACAGCGGCTTTCATGAGCAGGTGGTGGAAAAGATTTTCTGCGACCTGATGCGTCGCTGCCAGCCCCGGGCGCTGTCCGTGCAGGCACTGTTTACCCGCCGTGGCGGGCTGGATATCAATCCCTGGCGCAGCACCACGCCGGGGCCGGCACCGCGTTTGCGCATGGTGCGTCAGTAA
- a CDS encoding ABC transporter permease translates to MSLYEQWVAFTTILTKEIRRFLRIWPQTLLPPAITMALYFVIFGNLIGSRVGEVGGFDYMQYIVPGLIMMSVIQNSYGNVVSSFFGTKFQHSIEEMLVSPMSSLVILSGFVAGGMARGLAVGAIVTCLALFFTDLRPEHLWLTLLVVLMTSVLFSLAGFINAIFANSFDDISIIPTFVLTPLTYLGGVFYSLDQLSEFWRGVSLLNPVVYMVNTFRYGILGVSDVNVWISLGAIFTITVAMFCFCLWLLHRGVGIRH, encoded by the coding sequence ATGAGCCTGTATGAACAATGGGTCGCCTTCACCACTATCCTGACCAAGGAAATTCGCCGCTTCCTGCGTATCTGGCCGCAAACCCTGTTGCCGCCGGCCATCACCATGGCCCTGTATTTTGTCATCTTCGGGAACCTGATCGGCAGTCGTGTCGGCGAGGTCGGGGGGTTCGACTACATGCAGTACATCGTGCCGGGGCTGATCATGATGAGCGTGATCCAGAACAGCTACGGCAATGTGGTCAGCTCTTTTTTTGGCACCAAGTTCCAGCACTCCATCGAGGAGATGCTGGTGTCGCCGATGTCCTCGCTGGTGATTCTCAGCGGCTTTGTGGCCGGGGGTATGGCGCGCGGGCTGGCGGTGGGTGCCATCGTCACCTGTCTGGCGCTGTTCTTTACCGATCTGCGTCCCGAGCATCTGTGGCTGACCCTGCTGGTGGTGCTGATGACCTCGGTACTGTTCTCGCTGGCCGGTTTCATCAATGCCATCTTTGCCAACAGTTTCGATGATATCTCGATCATCCCGACCTTCGTGCTGACGCCGCTGACCTATCTGGGCGGGGTCTTCTATTCGCTGGATCAGCTGTCGGAGTTCTGGCGTGGCGTGTCCCTGCTCAATCCGGTGGTCTATATGGTCAACACCTTCCGCTACGGCATTCTGGGCGTCAGCGATGTGAACGTATGGATATCGCTGGGCGCCATCTTCACCATCACGGTGGCGATGTTCTGCTTCTGTTTGTGGCTGCTGCATCGCGGCGTCGGCATCCGTCACTGA
- a CDS encoding ABC transporter ATP-binding protein — protein MTALSIRHLSKTYASGVQALRDISLDVEKGEFFALLGPNGAGKSTTIGIVSSLINASGGEVSVFGHSLSRERGLAKKMIGVVPQEFNFNQFEKVGDIVVTQAGFYGIPRARAMQQAEKYLRKLGLWEKRNSQARQLSGGMKRRLMIARALVHEPELLILDEPTAGVDIELRRSMWDFLTELNGLGKTIILTTHYLEEAESLCRRIAIIDHGTIVENTDMKSLLEKLQVETFILDLAQPVSEAPVLNGFEVRLRDARTLEVAVPKSEALNSVFQQLAARDISVMSMRNKANRLEELFLRLVERNLPKEASA, from the coding sequence TTGACCGCTCTGTCGATCCGTCACCTGAGCAAGACCTACGCCAGCGGCGTCCAGGCCCTGCGCGATATCAGCCTGGATGTGGAAAAGGGCGAGTTCTTTGCCCTGCTTGGCCCCAACGGGGCGGGCAAGTCCACCACCATCGGTATTGTGAGTTCGCTGATCAATGCCTCCGGCGGAGAGGTCAGCGTGTTTGGCCATTCGCTGTCGCGCGAGCGCGGTCTGGCCAAAAAGATGATTGGTGTGGTGCCGCAGGAATTCAACTTCAACCAGTTCGAGAAGGTGGGTGACATCGTGGTCACCCAGGCGGGTTTCTACGGCATTCCCCGGGCACGGGCGATGCAGCAGGCAGAAAAGTACCTGCGCAAGCTGGGCTTGTGGGAAAAGCGCAACAGTCAGGCGCGGCAGCTGTCCGGGGGCATGAAGCGACGCCTGATGATCGCCCGGGCGCTGGTGCATGAGCCGGAACTGCTGATCCTGGACGAACCGACGGCAGGCGTGGATATCGAGCTGCGTCGCTCCATGTGGGATTTTCTGACGGAGCTCAATGGTCTGGGCAAGACCATTATCCTGACGACGCATTATCTGGAAGAGGCCGAGTCGCTGTGCCGCCGTATTGCGATCATTGATCATGGCACCATCGTCGAAAACACGGACATGAAATCCCTGCTGGAAAAATTGCAGGTGGAGACCTTTATTCTTGATCTGGCGCAGCCGGTATCCGAGGCGCCGGTGCTGAACGGTTTTGAAGTGCGGTTGCGTGATGCCCGCACGCTGGAAGTGGCGGTGCCGAAGAGCGAGGCGCTGAACAGCGTGTTCCAGCAACTGGCCGCCCGGGATATCTCCGTGATGAGCATGCGCAACAAGGCCAACAGGCTGGAAGAGCTTTTCCTGCGTCTGGTGGAACGTAACCTGCCGAAAGAGGCCAGTGCATGA
- a CDS encoding histidine phosphatase family protein, which yields MARLHPRLQDALPLLPTDRPVHLLTRHSVRELAKNGFADYRLPLTPEGVAMARDWGRQLPRPISAFHSSPVGRCVDTALAMYEGGRECGLAGHDLEVRHETVLVEPGCYVEDIIRVGPLFFELGAVGFINRHLQGDLAGVLAPQEGLQKLGQYLREREPGGGELAVHVTHDTILAAFMAGLAGREQITDADWPWMMEGAWLWFEGEQLHWVWRGEPGKRRL from the coding sequence ATGGCGCGCCTGCATCCCCGCCTGCAAGATGCCTTGCCCCTGCTGCCGACCGACCGGCCGGTTCACCTGCTGACCCGTCATTCCGTGCGCGAGCTGGCGAAGAACGGCTTTGCTGACTACCGCCTGCCGCTGACACCGGAAGGCGTGGCCATGGCCCGGGACTGGGGCCGTCAGTTGCCGCGCCCGATTTCCGCTTTCCATTCCAGCCCGGTGGGCCGTTGCGTGGATACCGCCCTGGCCATGTATGAGGGCGGCCGCGAGTGTGGTCTTGCGGGGCATGATCTGGAGGTGCGCCACGAGACGGTGCTGGTCGAGCCGGGTTGCTATGTGGAGGACATCATCCGTGTGGGCCCGCTGTTTTTCGAGCTGGGTGCGGTGGGTTTCATCAACCGCCACCTGCAGGGCGATCTGGCCGGGGTGCTGGCGCCGCAGGAAGGCTTGCAGAAGCTGGGGCAATATCTGCGTGAGCGCGAGCCGGGTGGCGGAGAGCTGGCGGTGCACGTGACCCACGACACCATTCTGGCGGCCTTCATGGCGGGCCTGGCCGGGCGCGAGCAGATCACTGACGCCGACTGGCCATGGATGATGGAGGGTGCCTGGCTCTGGTTTGAAGGCGAGCAGTTGCACTGGGTCTGGCGTGGCGAGCCGGGCAAACGGCGCCTGTGA
- a CDS encoding flavin monoamine oxidase family protein, with protein sequence MDAEIIVLGAGFAGLSAADALTRAGRRVLLIEARDRVGGRTRTEHYGDDLWLDLGGQWLGPGQTHMYALAARFGKTVWPMHVAGQNVLLVNRRRRTYRGLIPWRVSPWALANIAWGFLRLEQLARRVSLDAPWKTPGAADLDGQTMGDWMRRNLHSRVAFNVLRVAVESVFAAHPDDISLLHALFYLHSGGGLASLTSSRNGAQQDRVTGGLQGLAGALAADLEEQQVPLLLSQPVQVVEQTGNRVRVHTSAARYEAARVICALPPVLAAAVDFRPGQPVARQRWCEQLTPGRVIKCFAVYDRPFWREQGLSGAAVGDLPPVHVAFDATPPGSQRGVLMAFIEGRAAHQWGLASMAERQRVVTASLGRFFGPRAQQPLQYLDHVWADEIWSRGCYAGVAGPGLLSRYGESMRVPHGRVHWAGTETASHWNGYVEGAVRSGLRAADEVLQLVR encoded by the coding sequence ATGGATGCAGAAATCATTGTGCTGGGTGCCGGCTTTGCCGGCCTGAGTGCGGCAGATGCCCTGACCCGTGCCGGGCGTCGCGTGCTGTTGATCGAGGCCCGCGACCGGGTGGGCGGGCGTACGCGGACCGAACATTATGGTGATGATCTGTGGCTGGATCTGGGCGGGCAATGGCTCGGTCCCGGGCAGACACACATGTATGCCCTGGCGGCCCGCTTTGGCAAAACCGTCTGGCCGATGCATGTGGCCGGGCAGAACGTGTTGTTGGTGAACCGTCGCCGACGCACCTATCGCGGGTTGATTCCCTGGCGTGTCTCGCCCTGGGCGCTGGCCAATATCGCCTGGGGATTCCTGCGGCTGGAGCAGCTGGCACGGCGCGTGTCTCTGGATGCACCCTGGAAGACGCCGGGGGCGGCGGATCTGGATGGCCAGACCATGGGCGACTGGATGCGCCGTAACCTGCACAGCCGGGTCGCGTTCAATGTCCTGCGGGTGGCGGTGGAAAGCGTGTTTGCGGCGCACCCGGACGACATCAGCTTGCTGCATGCGCTGTTCTATCTGCACAGCGGTGGGGGCCTGGCCTCGCTGACCTCGTCCCGCAATGGTGCCCAGCAGGACCGGGTCACCGGCGGTCTGCAGGGGCTGGCCGGTGCGCTGGCGGCTGATCTGGAAGAGCAGCAGGTGCCGTTGCTGTTGTCGCAACCGGTTCAGGTGGTGGAGCAAACCGGCAACCGCGTGCGAGTGCATACCAGCGCCGCTCGTTATGAGGCGGCGCGGGTGATCTGCGCGCTGCCACCGGTGCTGGCGGCGGCGGTGGATTTTCGTCCTGGCCAGCCCGTGGCGCGGCAGCGGTGGTGTGAACAGCTGACACCCGGGCGGGTGATCAAGTGCTTTGCGGTGTACGACCGGCCTTTCTGGCGTGAACAAGGGCTGTCAGGGGCTGCGGTAGGTGACCTGCCACCCGTGCATGTGGCGTTCGATGCGACGCCACCGGGCAGCCAGCGTGGCGTGCTGATGGCCTTTATCGAAGGCCGTGCGGCGCATCAGTGGGGGCTGGCGTCGATGGCGGAGCGGCAGCGCGTGGTGACGGCCTCGCTGGGTCGCTTTTTCGGGCCGCGAGCGCAGCAGCCGTTGCAGTATCTGGATCATGTCTGGGCCGATGAAATCTGGTCGCGGGGCTGCTATGCCGGGGTGGCCGGGCCGGGACTGTTGAGCCGCTATGGGGAGTCGATGCGGGTGCCCCACGGGCGTGTTCACTGGGCGGGCACGGAAACGGCCAGTCACTGGAACGGTTATGTGGAAGGGGCGGTGCGCTCCGGGTTACGGGCGGCCGACGAGGTGCTGCAACTGGTCCGCTGA